The DNA region TCGTGCCCCGCAGCAGGCTCGCCCCTCCCGTGAGCACCACCCCCTGCGCGACGAGTTCCACCGGCCCGAGCGCCTGGTCGATCTCGTCGCGGACCATCCCGAAGATCTCGGCGAGGCGGGGCTTGATGATCCTCGACAGCTCGAAGGCGCTGATCGCGTGGGTGCTTCCCGACGCAGTGGTGATCTCCAGCGTCAGGTCGGGGTCGGCGAGTTCGGGGATGGCGGCCCCGTACTTGCGCTTGACGTTCTCGGCCTCCTCGGTGGGCAGCTTGAGGATCTGCGAGAGGTCGGCGGTGACGTGCTCGCCCCCGATGGGGATGCACGCCGAGTGGGCCAGGTTGCCGCGCTTGAAGACGCTCACGTCGGTCGTCCCGCCGCCCAGGTCGATCACGATGACCGTATGTGCCTGCTCGGCGGCCTCCAGCGTGGCGAGGCCCGAGGCGAGCGCCTGGAGGACGAAGCCCTCGACCCGGACGCCCGCCTCCTGCACGCAGCGCCGCAGGTTGAGCAGCGGCCCGGCGGTCCCGGCGACGATGTGGACATCGACCTCCAGCCGCACCCCGTGCATCCCGACCGGACTCTTGATGCCTTCCTGGCCGTCCACGACGTACTCCTGCGGCAGGGTGTGCAGGATTTCGAGGTTGGGGTCGAGGGGCACCGCGCGGGCGTTCTCGATGGCGCGGTCCACGTCGGCCTGGGTGATCTCCTGGTTACGGCGGATCGCGGCGAGGCCGTGGCTGGTGATCGCCTTGGCGTGATTCCCGGCGACGGACACGAAGACGCTCCCCACCCGCACGCCGCTCACCCGCTCGGCGATCTGCACGGACTGGCGGATGGCGTGGGTGGCCCGCTCCAGGTTGACGACCGAGCCGCGCTTCATGCCCTCGCTCGCCACGGTGCCCTCGCCGATGATGTCCACAGTGCCGTTCGGCGCGACCTCGCCGATGACGGTGGTGATTTTGGTGGTGCCGATGTCCAGCCCCACGATGATCGGGTTGTCCTTCATTCCTGGACGCTCACCCCCCAGGGGTAGATGTGAATTTGCTTGCCGGGGTACTTCGCTATGGCCCCAGCATATTTCAGCAGGGTGTTGGGGTCGCCGCTCCACACCGTCCCGCCAGCGGTTTTGGCCGTGACGCCGGACGGCGTGTATGCAACCGACTGAACATTGTAACGCCCCAGTGACCGGGCGACGAACAGGGCGTCCTCCAGCCGGTCCGGCCCCCACCCCCCCAGCAGGGGGAGCCGCGAGACGTCCCCGGCTCCAGGCAGCACCGTTCCGTCCTCCGCGACCGCCACGACCCCGCCGTCCGGCCTCTGCCAGCGGGCGAAGGGCACCCGCTCGGTCAGGTGAATCTCGACCGTGTCCGGGAAGCGGCGGGTCACCTGCGCCGTCTGCACCCAGGGGCTCGCCCCCAGGCCCCGCGCCCGCCACGTGCCGTAGTACGCCCACGAGAAGCCGGGGGTCAGGCCCGCGAGTTCCCGCACCCGCGCCTCGCTCATCCGGGCGTTGCCGCTGACCGTCACCGTGCGGACGGGCAGGGCGAACCAGAGGCCAACGAGGGCGCCGACGACCAGCACGAGGGCGAGGCTGGCCCACAGGCGGCGGCGCCGACGGGCCCGCTCCCGGGCCCCGAAGGCGGAGACGGGGGCGGACTCCTGGGGAGGAGGTGGGGGGGCGGCTTCTGCCGCCGGGCCAGGAGGGACACGGCGGTTACGGAAACGGGGATCGGAGTCGATCACGGAGTCTATCCTGCCACCGAAACGGCCCGGGTCCTGCGTGCGCATGCGCCCCTGCCGGTCGAAGGGCACGACTGCCCCGGCCCGCGCGTTCCTTCCACCCGGCTCAGCCCTCTTCCGGCCACAGCTCGTACTCCAGTTCCAGCGGCACGCCCACCCGCTCTCGGATGATCCCGAGCAGCGCGTGGACGTCCGCGCTGTTCGCTCCCCCCAGGTTTACGATGAAGTTGGCGTGCTCGGGCGCGATCATCGCGTTCCCGACCCGCGTGCCCTTCAGCCCCGCCTCGTCGATCAGCCTGCCCGCCGACACGCCCCCC from Deinococcus aetherius includes:
- the ftsA gene encoding cell division protein FtsA; the encoded protein is MKDNPIIVGLDIGTTKITTVIGEVAPNGTVDIIGEGTVASEGMKRGSVVNLERATHAIRQSVQIAERVSGVRVGSVFVSVAGNHAKAITSHGLAAIRRNQEITQADVDRAIENARAVPLDPNLEILHTLPQEYVVDGQEGIKSPVGMHGVRLEVDVHIVAGTAGPLLNLRRCVQEAGVRVEGFVLQALASGLATLEAAEQAHTVIVIDLGGGTTDVSVFKRGNLAHSACIPIGGEHVTADLSQILKLPTEEAENVKRKYGAAIPELADPDLTLEITTASGSTHAISAFELSRIIKPRLAEIFGMVRDEIDQALGPVELVAQGVVLTGGASLLRGTTELARDRFRLPVRLGRPRGIGGLTDIVSGPAHSAGVGLVLYGIGQDGKVPTSVFQEEAKPTAPTPAAPNTQKGEVATSTAVVTPAPPKKEKAKPKEGASLMDRLRNVFKDWM
- a CDS encoding cell division protein FtsQ/DivIB; translated protein: MIDSDPRFRNRRVPPGPAAEAAPPPPPQESAPVSAFGARERARRRRRLWASLALVLVVGALVGLWFALPVRTVTVSGNARMSEARVRELAGLTPGFSWAYYGTWRARGLGASPWVQTAQVTRRFPDTVEIHLTERVPFARWQRPDGGVVAVAEDGTVLPGAGDVSRLPLLGGWGPDRLEDALFVARSLGRYNVQSVAYTPSGVTAKTAGGTVWSGDPNTLLKYAGAIAKYPGKQIHIYPWGVSVQE